The genomic DNA ATATGTTAAACAGTTTTTTGGTAGTTCACATAATCTTTGGAGTATAAGGTGAGCGAAAGTGAGAATTTAAATTCATGAACTCTTCAGGGGAGAAGAGGATGAATGAGCTTAAATCTTGATTTTTCTATTTGATCTATCTTGAAAGGTTTATGTGCTTTTACCATCATATTGTTATAGGAGTTGAAGCTAGAGGATTTATGTTTGGCCCTCCTATTGCGCTGGCCATTGGTGCAAAGTTTATTCCTCTGCGTAAACCGAGGAAGTTGCCAGGTTATCTCATACAACCTCTAGTAAAATAACTGGTCAATAAATTACAAGCCTTCAGCTGTGCAAAATCCTTGTTAGTTTAAATTTTGACAAAGTATTAAGTGACAGAATTCCTATTAGTTAGGTATCTTTAGGTGACTTAGAATATACAGACATCCTTCATAGACTTTTCCAAGTCTTCTAGATAAATCAAATAAATCTCACTTATATTCGTGTGCTAAGTTGTTCCTATTTTTAACTTTTTGATACTAATACTCTCGAGTACCTGACATGTCTAGGTGAAGTTATCTCAGAAGCATATGTACTTGAATACGGAGCTGATTGTTTGGAGATGCATGTTGGGGCTGTTCATCCTGGTGAACGTGTGTTGGTAATTGATGATATAGTGGCGACAGGTGGAACCCTCTCTGCAGCCATCAGACTCTTAGGTAAAGTCACGTGGTTCTCCTATAATTTGATTTTATTCACATTATCTCTGCCTATCTCAATTGACTTTTAGTTTTCAGCCATGCTAACAAGTAACACCATTGTGATTTTGATCAACTCAGAAAGAGTTGGGGCGGAGGTAGTCGAATGTGCATGTGTTGTTGGAATACCAGAGCTTAAGGTATTCTTCATCTCCATGTATTTTTCTTGGTTTTTATGACAAAACTACATCTCTACCATACATGATCTTCTACATTAGCTTTGTCATAGCATAACAATATAGCGTGACAATGTAGCATCTCTGGATCCACTCCTAGAAAGGTGGAAATGACAGTCTCAGGCACCTAGTTAAATTAATCCCCGTACTCATTAATCATTAACTGAGACATTCTGCATTGAATATTGTTGTTGTTGAATAGAATATAGACGTTACAGCAGACGAGAATGTGCAGAAAACAATGACCCTGAGTACCTTATAATATACAAATCTGTTGTTTTTGAGATTCAATTGCGGTCCCTTTGCAAAGATGACAATCCACGAAAAAACTATAATAATGGCATGCATATATCACATCTATGCAGCTAGGACGATCTTTGTACCAATATATAGGTCGCAAAACCTTTCTCATTAATTTGCCAGCAATAAAAATTGTATACAGTCATCGGTGATGGAGAG from Apium graveolens cultivar Ventura chromosome 5, ASM990537v1, whole genome shotgun sequence includes the following:
- the LOC141661907 gene encoding adenine phosphoribosyltransferase 2 isoform X3, translating into MYATKNGLQEEQRLKIITDSIRVIPHFPKPGIMFQDITTLLLDHKAFKLTVDVFVDRYRNMNISAVAGVEARGFMFGPPIALAIGAKFIPLRKPRKLPGEVISEAYVLEYGADCLEMHVGAVHPGERVLVIDDIVATGGTLSAAIRLLERVGAEVVECACVVGIPELKERS
- the LOC141661907 gene encoding adenine phosphoribosyltransferase 2 isoform X1 is translated as MYATKNGLQEEQRLKIITDSIRVIPHFPKPGIMFQDITTLLLDHKAFKLTVDVFVDRYRNMNISAVAGVEARGFMFGPPIALAIGAKFIPLRKPRKLPGEVISEAYVLEYGADCLEMHVGAVHPGERVLVIDDIVATGGTLSAAIRLLERVGAEVVECACVVGIPELKGTGKLNGKPLYVLVEPRQ
- the LOC141661907 gene encoding adenine phosphoribosyltransferase 2 isoform X2; this translates as MYATKNGLQEEQRLKIITDSIRVIPHFPKPGIMFQDITTLLLDHKAFKLTVDVFVDRYRNMNISAVAGVEARGFMFGPPIALAIGAKFIPLRKPRKLPGEVISEAYVLEYGADCLEMHVGAVHPGERVLVIDDIVATGGTLSAAIRLLERVGAEVVECACVVGIPELKTQGIDCMDI